The Terriglobus sp. TAA 43 sequence TGTGGCTGTAGCGCGTGCACTGGCCGGTTCACCAAGCATCCTGCTGGCGGACGAACCGACCGGAAACCTCGATTCAAAGAATGGCGAAGCCGTGATGACGTTGCTGAAGGAGCTGCATTCCGACGGCGCGACCATCTGCATGGTGACGCACGATCCGCGCTTCGCCGCGCATGCGGAACGTCAGATTCATCTCTTTGACGGACGCGTGGTCAGCGAAGGCGAATTAAACGCACTGCTCAGCGAAGCCGCACTGGCATAAACCACCGCGGATATAGTTCGGCGACAGTTGCCCAGAAGGGACGACAACGATGATGCTCGGCCAAAATTTCCAGTACGCATTTCGGCAATTGCGGCGCAGCCCCGTGTTTACGGCAACTGCGCTGCTCACGCTAGCACTTGGCATCGGTGTCACCACGGCCATGTACAGCGTGGTGCGATCGCTGCTGCTGGAACCGCTGCCATACGCGCAGCCGGATCGCTTGGTCGCCATCGCCTTTCAGTTCCCTAACGAGAAGCCCTCTACATCGCAGGTGGGCTCTGTCGCTGATTTCCTTGTTGAGCATGCGCACTCCTTCTCCTCCTTCGGCATTGCGGATGGTGGCACGACCGCAGTGAATCTTGCACCGTCTGCCACCGGCGGTGGCCGCCCGTACCAGGTGCAGCAACTGCGTGTGTCGCGTGACTTCCTCCCCACGCTCGGACTGCATCCTGCACTGGGTCGCTTCTTCACCGCTGAAGAGGATCGCAGTGGCGGTCCTCGCGCAGCACTAATGAGCTATCGCCTTTGGCAGACTACTTTTCAGGGCGACCCCACCATTGTGGGTCGCACCGTGCGCGTCAACGGTGACGACGTTCCAGTGATAGGCGTTCTCCCGGAAGGAGTACTCGGCGATCTTTATGGCGGGACCGCGCAGTCCGCTCCCGCCGGTCTGTGGCAGCCCCTTCAACTCGGTTCGAAAGATCCAGGTTACGACGGCGACAACTATCAGATGATCGCGCGCCTGCGTGATGGCGTAACCATCTCGCAGGCACAGGCAGAGATGCAGTCATTGCAACAAGCCTTTGCGCAACAGCACGCCTGGTTCTACCAATGGAAAGCACCCAACGGCACGCTGAATGAGTTTCATGTGTGGCCGCTGCAGACAGCACTGGTCGGTGACGTTCGCGGCAGCCTCATCGTTCTGATGGGTGCGGTCGCAGCAGTGCTACTGGTGGCGTGTCTCAATCTCGCTGGTCTTACGGTTGCACGCAGCATCGCACGTTCACGCGAACTCGCCATGCGCACCGCGCTGGGAGCAAGCCGTTCTGATCTGCTGCGCCTCATGCTCTCAGAGAGCATCCTGCTCGCCATCGGGGGCGCCCTGCTTGGCCTCATGGTCGCACGCACAGCAGCTATCGCATTCGTTGCGTATGCGCCCATCTCGCTTCCCCACTTCCATGCCTCTTCCAATCTCTGGATGATGGCGTTGGTGGAATGCGCTCTGGCTGCATGTGCCACGATTTGCTTCGGTCTGCTACCGGCCTTGTTAGTGCTGCGTCGCGGTGTAAATGACAGCCTGCGCGATGCAGGCTCGCAGGGTCAATCCGTTGGCTACGGCCGTACCGGTCGCGTGCTTGTCGTAGCGCAGGTGGCTCTGGCATTCACCCTGTTGTCCGCAGCATCGCTCACGCTGCATGCGTTCCTCAGCATGCGTTCTATTGCTCCCGGCTTTGATACGCAACAGATATCGATTGCCCAGGTGACGTTGAAAGGTGAGGCATACGCCAACGCGCAACACACCGTGCAGTTCGTTCAAAACGTATTGCAGGACCTTCAGCAGCAGCCTGGAGTAAGACAAGTTGGCGCGGTAAATGGCCTTCCTTTGGATCGTGGGCTGAATCTGAGCGGTGCTCCTGCGGACCACAAAGACCAACGGCGAGTCGTCAATGCACGCTTCGTTACACCGCACTACATACAGTCGCTGGGAATTGCTCTGTTGCAAGGACGCGACGTTACCGATGCAGACCGCTCCAACACACCACACATCGCCATTGCCAGTGAGACCGCGGTGAAGAAATGGTGGCCCAATCAATCCGCACTTGGCCAGCGCATCACGATTGGTTCTGCAGGCGAATTTGAAATCGTAGGCGTCGCGCAGGATACCCACGAGCGTTCGTTGATGGATCGTCCCGGTGTTCTCTTCTACATCCCATTGACGCAGATCGACGACAAGTTCATGACCATGATCAACGGTTGGTTCCCGACGACCTTCGTCATTCGTCAGGCTGGCGGCGTGGATCTATCAGCCGCCGTTGCGCACGCAATTCAGCAGGCTGATCCGGAACTTCCCGTCGCAAAATTTGAACGCATGCAAACTGTTGTGGATGAAACAGTAGCCGCGCCACGCTTCTTCTCATGGATGTCCAGCGCCTTCGCCTCATTCACGCTTCTACTCACTTCCATTGGTGTCTTCGGATTGCTGAGCTATCAAGTGGTGCAGCGCACGCGCGAAATCGGCGTCCGCATGGCGCTGGGAGCCAGCCGCAGCCGAGTGCTGACGCATGTATTGTGGCAGGGCATGGGCCTTACGGCCATTGGGCTTTGCATTGGCATGCTGGCCTCCGCATATATGCCGCGACTGATTGACCGCATTCTGTCAGACTTTATCTTCACACCCGATGGCAGCCTGCACATGCCGCTTTTGCAACAAGTGAATGCAGCCGCCACCGCACTGATGCTGATGCTTTTGATTGCGGCAATTGCCAGCGCTCTTCCCGCGCGCCGCGCCGCTTCCATTGATCCCATGCGCGCGCTTCGCAGCGAATAACGCAGAAAGGAAGGCCAAAGATGAACGAGCTTTTTCAGAACATTCGTTACGCATGGCGTAGCCTGCGCAATGCTCCGCTCTTCACCATGACGGTGATCCTTACGCTCGCTGTGGGTGTCGGCCTGAACACAGCCATCTTCACCATGGTCGATTCTGTTCTGCTA is a genomic window containing:
- a CDS encoding ABC transporter permease, which gives rise to MMLGQNFQYAFRQLRRSPVFTATALLTLALGIGVTTAMYSVVRSLLLEPLPYAQPDRLVAIAFQFPNEKPSTSQVGSVADFLVEHAHSFSSFGIADGGTTAVNLAPSATGGGRPYQVQQLRVSRDFLPTLGLHPALGRFFTAEEDRSGGPRAALMSYRLWQTTFQGDPTIVGRTVRVNGDDVPVIGVLPEGVLGDLYGGTAQSAPAGLWQPLQLGSKDPGYDGDNYQMIARLRDGVTISQAQAEMQSLQQAFAQQHAWFYQWKAPNGTLNEFHVWPLQTALVGDVRGSLIVLMGAVAAVLLVACLNLAGLTVARSIARSRELAMRTALGASRSDLLRLMLSESILLAIGGALLGLMVARTAAIAFVAYAPISLPHFHASSNLWMMALVECALAACATICFGLLPALLVLRRGVNDSLRDAGSQGQSVGYGRTGRVLVVAQVALAFTLLSAASLTLHAFLSMRSIAPGFDTQQISIAQVTLKGEAYANAQHTVQFVQNVLQDLQQQPGVRQVGAVNGLPLDRGLNLSGAPADHKDQRRVVNARFVTPHYIQSLGIALLQGRDVTDADRSNTPHIAIASETAVKKWWPNQSALGQRITIGSAGEFEIVGVAQDTHERSLMDRPGVLFYIPLTQIDDKFMTMINGWFPTTFVIRQAGGVDLSAAVAHAIQQADPELPVAKFERMQTVVDETVAAPRFFSWMSSAFASFTLLLTSIGVFGLLSYQVVQRTREIGVRMALGASRSRVLTHVLWQGMGLTAIGLCIGMLASAYMPRLIDRILSDFIFTPDGSLHMPLLQQVNAAATALMLMLLIAAIASALPARRAASIDPMRALRSE